The proteins below are encoded in one region of Pseudomonadota bacterium:
- a CDS encoding acyltransferase domain-containing protein: RYQDKRDQPIVFMFSGQGSQYVNMGRELYTTEKVFQEHVDSCAEILKSHMDMDLRDILYPGFSAENSTAGDINQTRFTQPALFTVEYALAQLLLSWGIRPAALIGHSIGEYVAATLAGVFSLDQALALVATRGRLMDTTPHGAMLTVALPEEKAKSHVNDTIELAVINGPTFCVLSGTSEAIQKLQQDLAGQGIDARQLATSHAFHSKMMDPILVEFASHVNKVAINPPTIPCISNLTGTWINDQDLRTEYWADHLRNTVRFSDGIKNLAAENDYIFLEIGPGNVLSTLTKSHFNAAQMPPVLSAMRHPKDDTSDTAFILKTLGSLWLEGCTIDWNNFYKGEKRSRIPLPTYPFDRKRHWVDPTIPPQGFAAMRAGLITAGTHTQTCQEDSRQIIHEQRSSKPVAPGNDPEQGLVKIWQRVLGHGDIGIHDSFFDIGGNSLNGVRVFTHIYEDFGLRIPLATLFSAPTIELLARVIRQESFDRSWSSLVEIQASGTKPPFFCIHSEGGNIVEYYPLSKHCGTDQPFYGIQARGLSGEQIEGTSVREMARHYLEDIRKKQPSGPYFLGGFCLGGLIAFEMTRQLEAVGEKVAFLGMISTSTPAHVTGIKPGISWAQKNYYSWKERLDYEFSNLSVLGLQEKIRYIRDRFTRLSLHFRYYYESIAEDVSGAFNLGEYKHSRIYNLEQLGKVQHKAFRSYVPHPVIHTPITLIRPSRQPYVRNDDLNLGWEGLSAGGITTYEINCFHKNILKEPHAVQLADILRKCLDDADTR, translated from the coding sequence GCCGCTATCAGGATAAAAGAGATCAACCCATCGTCTTCATGTTTTCCGGCCAGGGCTCCCAATATGTCAACATGGGGCGCGAGCTGTATACAACCGAAAAGGTCTTTCAAGAGCACGTCGACTCCTGCGCCGAAATCCTCAAGTCGCACATGGATATGGACCTGCGAGATATTCTGTACCCCGGTTTTTCGGCAGAAAACAGTACAGCCGGCGACATCAACCAGACCCGTTTTACACAGCCTGCCCTTTTTACGGTTGAATATGCTCTGGCGCAATTGCTTCTGTCCTGGGGTATCCGGCCTGCAGCGCTCATCGGCCACAGTATCGGCGAATATGTTGCCGCAACCTTAGCCGGGGTGTTTTCTCTGGATCAGGCCCTTGCCCTGGTGGCGACCCGGGGTCGGCTGATGGATACAACCCCACATGGAGCAATGTTGACCGTTGCCCTGCCCGAGGAAAAGGCAAAATCCCATGTAAACGATACGATCGAGCTTGCGGTTATCAACGGACCAACATTCTGTGTCTTGTCCGGAACATCGGAAGCCATACAAAAACTTCAGCAGGACCTTGCCGGCCAGGGGATAGATGCCCGGCAGCTGGCAACCTCCCATGCTTTTCACTCGAAGATGATGGATCCCATTCTGGTGGAGTTCGCCTCCCATGTAAACAAGGTTGCCATTAATCCGCCGACAATCCCCTGCATTTCCAATCTCACCGGCACCTGGATCAATGACCAGGACTTGCGTACGGAATACTGGGCTGATCATCTACGCAACACGGTCCGGTTCTCCGACGGCATCAAAAATTTAGCCGCTGAAAACGATTACATCTTCCTTGAGATCGGCCCGGGAAATGTGTTAAGCACCCTGACAAAATCCCATTTCAATGCTGCGCAGATGCCCCCGGTATTGTCTGCAATGCGTCATCCCAAGGATGATACTTCAGACACGGCGTTTATCCTTAAGACCCTGGGAAGCCTGTGGCTTGAAGGCTGCACCATTGACTGGAACAACTTCTATAAAGGAGAAAAACGCTCCCGCATACCGCTGCCCACCTATCCGTTTGACCGCAAACGGCATTGGGTTGATCCCACCATCCCTCCCCAGGGCTTCGCAGCAATGCGCGCCGGCCTGATTACTGCCGGGACACATACCCAGACCTGCCAGGAAGATTCCCGGCAGATTATCCATGAACAACGCAGCAGCAAACCGGTTGCCCCGGGAAATGATCCTGAACAAGGTCTGGTAAAAATCTGGCAACGGGTCCTGGGCCATGGGGACATTGGCATACATGACAGTTTTTTTGATATCGGCGGCAACTCCTTAAACGGTGTGCGGGTTTTCACTCATATATATGAGGATTTCGGCTTAAGAATCCCCTTGGCCACGCTTTTTTCCGCCCCGACCATTGAACTGCTCGCCCGGGTTATCCGGCAGGAAAGTTTTGACAGATCCTGGTCATCACTGGTTGAAATTCAGGCCAGCGGCACGAAGCCGCCATTTTTCTGTATCCACTCCGAGGGCGGCAATATTGTGGAATATTACCCCCTGTCCAAACATTGCGGAACAGATCAGCCGTTCTATGGGATTCAAGCCAGAGGCTTGTCCGGTGAGCAGATTGAAGGAACCTCGGTCCGGGAAATGGCTCGACACTATTTGGAGGATATCAGAAAAAAACAACCATCAGGACCGTATTTTCTCGGGGGATTCTGCCTGGGAGGGCTTATTGCCTTTGAAATGACCAGACAACTTGAGGCGGTGGGCGAGAAGGTCGCCTTCCTGGGAATGATCAGCACTTCCACACCCGCCCATGTCACCGGCATAAAACCAGGGATCAGTTGGGCGCAAAAAAATTATTATTCATGGAAGGAACGACTGGATTACGAATTTTCAAACCTGTCGGTTCTTGGCCTGCAGGAAAAAATCCGCTACATAAGAGACCGATTCACCCGGCTCTCCCTGCATTTCAGGTATTATTACGAAAGCATTGCCGAAGATGTATCTGGTGCATTCAATCTTGGAGAATACAAACACTCCCGCATTTATAATTTGGAACAACTGGGGAAGGTTCAACATAAGGCCTTTCGAAGCTATGTTCCGCACCCGGTGATTCACACGCCCATCACCCTTATCCGGCCCAGCAGGCAGCCTTATGTGCGAAACGATGATCTCAATTTAGGCTGGGAAGGTCTTTCGGCTGGCGGAATAACTACCTATGAAATCAATTGCTTTCATAAGAATATCCTGAAAGAACCCCATGCGGTCCAACTGGCGGATATCCTCAGGAAATGTCTTGATGACGCCGACACCAGATGA
- a CDS encoding exosortase/archaeosortase family protein produces the protein MRNNNSLFTSEKTEPFPGTIRFLVFLLLLVGLGITLYREALSALSFAVLDRQDSSHGIFVPVISAYFLWLKSSKIKGIQPETALFSGAAMLIAGVLFFILGNIWGFQLSNLSFLFIVGALILILFGKEMFVETSLPLFFLATMIPLPTGMYYQIADWMRSINTWGSVAVTKAFGVPVYREGYDVFIPGLHLVVNHGCSGIRYLLSFFTFSIVYAALFKTGNLSRVLLVLGSIPLSIAAGIARLSVVFLAAHYISPYWAEHTPHVVLSWVVFVVFLFGTFTLDQYLIRRRAKC, from the coding sequence ATGCGAAATAACAATTCACTATTCACTTCAGAAAAGACAGAGCCATTCCCCGGAACAATTCGTTTTCTTGTATTTCTTTTGTTGCTTGTCGGGTTGGGGATAACCCTTTACAGGGAAGCATTATCAGCATTATCTTTTGCTGTGCTTGATCGGCAGGACAGCTCCCATGGTATTTTCGTCCCCGTTATTTCCGCATATTTCCTGTGGCTTAAAAGTAGTAAAATTAAAGGGATACAGCCTGAGACCGCACTGTTTTCCGGTGCGGCGATGCTGATTGCCGGTGTTCTTTTTTTCATCCTCGGGAATATCTGGGGTTTCCAGCTTTCCAACCTATCGTTCCTCTTTATTGTCGGCGCCCTGATCCTGATTCTTTTCGGAAAAGAAATGTTTGTGGAAACATCGTTGCCACTTTTTTTTCTGGCAACCATGATCCCATTGCCAACGGGAATGTATTATCAAATTGCCGATTGGATGCGTTCGATTAACACCTGGGGTTCTGTGGCGGTTACTAAGGCTTTTGGGGTTCCGGTTTACCGGGAGGGGTATGATGTGTTCATCCCGGGTTTACACCTGGTTGTAAACCATGGTTGCAGCGGGATCCGGTATCTGTTGTCTTTTTTTACATTCAGCATTGTTTACGCCGCGTTGTTTAAAACAGGCAACCTGTCGCGGGTGCTTTTGGTCCTTGGCTCAATCCCCCTTTCAATAGCGGCAGGCATCGCCCGGCTTTCCGTAGTTTTTCTCGCAGCCCATTATATCAGTCCCTACTGGGCTGAGCATACCCCCCATGTCGTTTTAAGCTGGGTGGTTTTCGTGGTTTTCCTGTTTGGAACATTTACACTGGATCAGTATCTAATAAGGAGGAGGGCGAAGTGCTGA